One Capra hircus breed San Clemente chromosome 29, ASM170441v1, whole genome shotgun sequence genomic region harbors:
- the LOC102176669 gene encoding olfactory receptor 8G1-like produces the protein MQMEMAAENHSSVTEFILAGLTEQPRLQLPLFLLFLGIYVVTVVGNVGMIILIGLSSRLHTPMYYFLSSLSFIDLCKSTVVTPKMLVNFVTEKNIISYPECMTQLYFFLVFIIAECYLLAAMAYDRYVAICSPLLYNSIMSHQACFSLISGVYMMGLVCAFSHTGCMLRVHFCKLDVINHYFCDLLPLLKLSCSSTYVNEILVLCFGALNSFAPILTILSSYIFIISSILHIRSMEGRSKAFSTCSSHISAVTIFYGSEAFMYLQPSSVSSMDQGKVSSVFYTIVVPLLNPLIYSLRNKDVNVALKKILERRIFL, from the coding sequence ATGCAGATGGAAATGGCAGCAGAAAATCACTCCTCAGTGACTGAGTTCATCCTTGCTGGGCTCACAGAACAGCCACGACTCCAgctgccccttttcctcctcttcctaggAATCTATGTGGTCACGGTGGTGGGGAACGTAGGCATGATTATACTGATTGGGCTCAGTTCTCGcctgcacacccccatgtactattTCCTAAGCAGTTTGTCCTTCATTGACCTTTGTAAGTCCACTGTCGTTACCCCCAAAATGCTGGTGAACTTTGTGACAGAGAAGAACATCATCTCCTATCCTGAATGCATGACCCAGctctatttctttcttgtttttataaTTGCAGAATGTTACCTGTTGGCTGCAATGGCATATGACCGCTATGTTGCCATCTGTAGCCCCTTGCTGTATAATTCCATCATGTCACATCAGGCCTGTTTCTCCCTCATTTCGGGAGTGTATATGATGGGATTGGTATGTGCATTCTCTCACACAGGCTGTATGCTTAGGGTTCATTTCTGCAAATTAGATGTGATCAACCATTACTTCTGTGATCTTCTACCTCTCCTAAAGCTCTCCTGCTCTAGCACCTATGTCAACGAAATACTGGTTCTATGCTTTGGTGCACTTAACAGCTTTGCCCCCATCCTGACCATCCTCAGCTCCTACATCTTCATCATCTCCAGCATCCTCCACATTCGTTCCATGGAGGGCAGGTCCAAAGCCTTCAGCACGTGCAGCTCCCACATCTCAGCTGTCACTATTTTCTATGGATCTGAAGCATTCATGTACCTACAGCCATCATCTGTGAGTTCCATGGACCAAGGGAAAGTGTCCTCTGTGTTTTATACTATTGTTGTGCCATTGCTGAATCCCCTAATCTACAGCCTCAGGAATAAAGATGTCAATGTTGCCCtgaagaaaattcttgagagaagAATATTTTTGTGA